In Glycine max cultivar Williams 82 chromosome 15, Glycine_max_v4.0, whole genome shotgun sequence, the DNA window ATATCTTTATGAAGATCCTTTATGCAGCATTCCCTCTCCTCTACTATTTGAATAAGACCCTCATTCTCTTGCTTACATCTTTCTGCTTCCTTCATTTTCTCTGCATTGCACCTTTCCAATAAACCAATCTGCAGTAGAAGATCTTCGGTTTTTCTTTCCTGATCCTTGACAATACAGAGAAGGTTTTCATTGGCCTGCTTAAGGGCTTGCTCAGTCTCAATATGTGATAGAAGGGAAGCTTTCATCTTTTTACTTGTTCCCTGAATTTCTTCATAAGAAACTTTAAGGGTTTCAGCAGTAGACTTCCAAACCTGTACTTCACAATCTAATCGAGATATTTCATCATTTTTACTGGCTATTTCATGTTCCAGCACTTCTAGAGCCTCAAATGCCGCACTTCTTTCATATTGTAGGGTGTATTCCATCTGCAGCAGTTGCTCTTCCAAGATTAGTTGACCCTCAGATGATTCCTCgagctttttcttttgttgtttaaGCTCTTCCTCCAACAGAGAGTGTTGTTGTGCAGCTTGTGCCATAGTTTTTAGAGACTTGTCTTTCACTCTCAATTGCTCTGCAGAAATTAGAACCATGTCTTCATTCTCTTTGATATCAAATGCTTTATCAGGGTCTGCCCTGCCCCTGAATGATTTGGAGTAAGCCTCAGCAAGTTCAGATTTAAAGATCAAGAGTCCCAAGCGATTCTCTTCAATGGCATAATAACAATTTTCCAATTCCATCTCAAGCTCCCTTATTTCTTGTTCTTTGTTGGTCAGTGTAGACTTATAAGTAACAATATCTGCTTCCATCTTTGCCACTTGATCACCCCGTTGAGATTCTTTAGACTTGAGAATTGAGGCGCAGTTTTTATGCACCTCTTCCAACCGTCTAAGCTTGTTGCGGAGCTTTGATGTCACTGAATTTGCTCCACCATTATTGATCTGAGCTTCCCTGAGTTCTTTAAGTAAATCTCCCAATTCCTTATTATCTTGTTCAAGTTGAACAATTTTACGTTCCAGTTCTCTCACCACCATCTCTTTCTCTCCTAGTGAGTTTCTCATCTGTGCTATTTTGTCATTTCTCAGAATTGTCAATAGTTGTATCTCTGACTTCTTTTCCTCATATTGAGTGAAAACATTCTCAAAGCTAGACTTGAATTCAGAAAATTCAACCTCCAGGAGTTTCCTTCTGCTCTCTTCATGAGCCAATGCATGGTTACACATCTCCAAACGTGACTGAAGTCCCTCCACATTTCTTGTTTGAGAATCCAAGCTAATTTGCAAGGAAGACATTTCCTCAAGCAACAAAGATCTCTCCTTGTTCCACTCCTCCTTGCTCAATCGGAACTCAACTTGAAGCTTTTCATGAGCTTCCTCAAGATGTTTAAACTGTTCATTCCTCCATTTAATCTTATCTTTCATGCTGATATTCTCTTCCTCCAGTTGCAGAATCACGTCATCTCTTCGTTTCAGCATTGTAGCTTGCTGTGCTTTTTCCTCTGCATCTGAACACTTTTTCTCTGCAGCCAACAAGAGTTCCTTAAGGCTCGAAATTTCGTTACTGCTGGCACAAGCATTCTGCTCCAGAGAACCATTTGTTGCTCTCACTTCAACTAAAGCCAACACCAGCTCTCTATTACTTCCCTCCAATTCGAGCAACCTATCAGTAGAACTTGCTTGGATCTTTTTATTCTCCGAACTCAAATGTGCAACGTGTGCTTCCTTTTCGTGCAAACTAGACTTGAGATCTTCTAGAATTTTCTTCAGTTCATGGATCTCCTCAGACTTGAGATCGAGCTCACGTGCCTGTACCTCAGCCAGCTTCTTAGTTTCTTGAAATTTGAGAAATTCTTCGGCACGATCTCTCTTCAAACCGTCGAAAAGTTGTGTTTTGAGTCGGCATTCAGCCTTGAGTTTCTCCACTTCTGCTTTGGCAGAGTCCAACTCAGTATACACATTGTCCATTCTATTCTCCCCCTTCCAACACAGATTTTAACTCAGtaatgatataatattataatagagACGGACACAATATTATATGCTAGAGCACAAATCAAAGTCAAACAACAAAAGATTtgatttgagaaattaaaagatgattgaGCTATGGCAACCGAAGCGGATCAGAGAAATGACACATACGTGGAATTGAAACGTATTCGTATTAATGAATAATGAAACAAAATCTAGGGCACGCGATGTGAAGAGTAGATTAGATTTGGTTTACCTGGGCGTTGTTGAGAAAGGGAACAAAAGACAAAGCTGAATCTCATGCGATTCGCTTCAATGAAACAGCAGCGGCAAGGACGCgctctttttcaattttgaatttcCAAGGTTAGTGTACGGACGGACGGGGAACCAAGACAACAGACACTATATTTTCAATTCTTAGCTTTTAAGTATTTgtttattgaaaagaaaaaaaaagtcgttctttgcatttcttgcttttattttgactaggctcctttattttaaatttttaatatatgattttttaaaagttaaaccgtatgtttaaatatgtttatgtttactacaaaattaaaaaaaaaaaaaagaattggttGAGTTTTGTTTCTGATTATATCTTCGTATGCACATGATAGGAAGAGGTCCAAAAATAAGTGATTAAGAAAAACTGAATTCATGGTTTAGGGAACACTTTCACTCCTTGTAATTTTCAGATCAAAGTGACTGTGCAAGTCTGACTCTGAATAGAGACACTACAGTGTGGGACTCCAGTACCCATGTGACATAATAAGTCATATGGTTCAGACTTCAATTTACTTAATTCACACTTTATTTCCcgttaattttaaaacatgccTTTAACATACATGTTTGACActagtaattagaaataatttgtgaacaaacaaaaacttaaattcaaattaaaaagtattacatattaattttattattattaaacatttctaaataaaaaagaaatatcgaGAGACACTCAAGTTGCACCTGCACTGtaggatttttaaattttgacatTTTGGCACATTTTCACTCTCAATTGCCCGGTGAACTGATGACTAAGGTCACATGCATTGTAGAGGTTGAACATGAGATCAAGCAAAATCACTGTCATTTAATTTGTGAGAAGGTGTGAGAGCCATTTTGTGGTCTTCAATTGCAGGGTTTTTTTCTGGACTTCGGTGCTGTAAGTTGGAAGTGTCTCATCGAAGCTTAAATCAGTGAGTGGATTAAATATACAATAGAGAAAAATGCATCTACTACATGTTAACtcaaaaatatttctttcagTTAATGCAAGCTATATAACCTATGCTGAGggaaaatattcaatttattctGTTTGGTTGGTAAGCACCAAAACATCAAGCTTGTTACTAGTTTGAGGGAAAGTATTCAATGTGTTCTGTTAGCAGTTTTTCCACTGGGCATTAACTAATCAATGTAGTAGTGACCCAGGGTTTAATGTAAGCTAAAATATTTCTTTGTTTCAGTTATGTATTTACATTCACTTTTTTTTGGCTAATTTTGTTGTTATGCACTGTATTGTATACTTGTCAATGTATCATGTTCCTTGATCTCCTTAGGTGGTATTTCGAGCAAAAGTAGGAAAGAGGTATCAGCTTCCTCTTAAGGGAATAATTCCTGAAGAATTTGGATTGGTAAGCagtatgttttctttttgtatccCAATAATTGTTCCCACAGTTTTCTATGTCATTTTCCTCCTATTTTCATTAAATTGATATTAGttcagagtgaaaaaaataagattataattgttttatccTGCTATTTCAAATCTGGTTTTGAATCATCCTTTATTCTAAATGGCTCTGATTGAAGCATGCCGTATGTTGATTTGCAGTCCATCCAAGCAGGGCCTGTTGTTGGATTTGTGTACTTGGCCCCTGAGGATCCTTTTTTGATCCTCTTCAATCGGCTGAGGCTTCAGCAATAGGGTTTTTCTGTACATATTGTAAATTCTTTCTACAGATTTTGTTGGTAAGTTCTCCGCTTTTAAGATTTCATAGAAGCAGTTACTAATGATAATATCATATTAATCTTCtgcacaaaaaattaattaattcattaagcaaAGAAATTACATTATCAAAAGAGTCTAACTCAATTGATTGAATAGACTGTGTGAATTGTTCTAAATCTTCTTGTTAATTGTCTTTGATTCCTACGGatcaataaaaacaaagaaattatATTGTTGGCATGTTTAGTGAATAATATTATCTGCTTGGCTGGAGCAAAGTGCTTGTTTTTATAACAAAGTATTTGAAGTTActttttattagtaaatatttattttataatttaaaatttataatatatattacttatattaattcttttttataaaataaaatatttattttaaaatctgttacgtaaaattagattttttatctttttaagattttattttaatgagtcAATAATTTGTTAGGTTTGTTTTGATACCTATAAGTTAGTTCCTAGCAGTCATATTTTATCATTGCATAAGGTGGTGTATGtctatatatatctctttcctCTTCTCTAATAAAGACACAAGCATAACAACAATCTAGTTTCTTTTTTCCTAaaattttctcttccttctcttataaaaaaatttatttttgagaatAAGAACATTGGTGTTAAGAAGGTCGGGGATCCCTTCGCTGCATACGATCGGAACCAATgagttgtcgtatcttgggagtAGACCGCAATCAGATTTTCCTATCAGTGGAGTGAGagcgttttctctctaaggataacatttacgcgcttcaacccaggctaaatatttattctcctaatttattttttccttgtgcTTATGGTATGATATAGTGCATTGTTGATTCATGTAGtgtcaattaaaattattttgttatttaattcaaggctttgtatttttcttcttatttatttctttcattttatttt includes these proteins:
- the LOC100781062 gene encoding uncharacterized protein At4g38062: MDNVYTELDSAKAEVEKLKAECRLKTQLFDGLKRDRAEEFLKFQETKKLAEVQARELDLKSEEIHELKKILEDLKSSLHEKEAHVAHLSSENKKIQASSTDRLLELEGSNRELVLALVEVRATNGSLEQNACASSNEISSLKELLLAAEKKCSDAEEKAQQATMLKRRDDVILQLEEENISMKDKIKWRNEQFKHLEEAHEKLQVEFRLSKEEWNKERSLLLEEMSSLQISLDSQTRNVEGLQSRLEMCNHALAHEESRRKLLEVEFSEFKSSFENVFTQYEEKKSEIQLLTILRNDKIAQMRNSLGEKEMVVRELERKIVQLEQDNKELGDLLKELREAQINNGGANSVTSKLRNKLRRLEEVHKNCASILKSKESQRGDQVAKMEADIVTYKSTLTNKEQEIRELEMELENCYYAIEENRLGLLIFKSELAEAYSKSFRGRADPDKAFDIKENEDMVLISAEQLRVKDKSLKTMAQAAQQHSLLEEELKQQKKKLEESSEGQLILEEQLLQMEYTLQYERSAAFEALEVLEHEIASKNDEISRLDCEVQVWKSTAETLKVSYEEIQGTSKKMKASLLSHIETEQALKQANENLLCIVKDQERKTEDLLLQIGLLERCNAEKMKEAERCKQENEGLIQIVEERECCIKDLHKDIAISCLKQESMEKELEDAIHAQLDAEKALKQEKEILLKIKDVKDRTIEHLQGLATASEQDLLGALCFSFSKQVEKWIEVSVLRDALKNAEYLAKLEIEEKNTRIVKSEESIFHLKQEAEQLQASLEALKFENEKLTDKQQAMEFMITELKFENGNLLQDIMNLSTEREDMLVHFEVIFGRIGELSSGDMQLMEMLGNVLNTSEDENEIAMGSVVCDKPHESARDSANDLLFPPTTKKTEENFDGRSPLREVNSLHM